TCTGGCGCCGGTTGGTATTTTCGCACTGGCCCTTTCGATGAGTGTTCGGGTAGGATCCGCCATATTCGGCATTCTGGGATATTACATTTTTGTAGCATCTCTCACCCTCGCGGCTTTCACAATCGTCCCCTACCTCGTTGTCAGCCTGGCGACTCCCATCCCTTTCAATCGCTTTGCCAGAGCCTGTACACCTGCTCAGCTTGTCGCTTTCGCCACACACTCTTCACTGGCCTCCCTTCCTGCCATGCTCGATGGGGCCGACACCCGTCTCGGTCTCCCGCGAGCCGTATCGGGAGTTGTTTTGCCGCTGGCCGCTACGACGTTCAGATATTCTGCTCCGATATGGTTTGTGATCGTGGTCTTTTTTGTCGGGCAGCTTTATGGAATTACCATCGAATCCGCCCGGCTGGTGCAGGTTGTCCTGGTAGCGGTTCTGACCAGCATCACGGTGGGAGGGGTGCCGAGCGGGGCAGTGTATGTGGCTGTTCCGGTGCTCATGGCCGCCGGTCTTCCCGCGGAATCGGTGGGCATCCTGCTGGCAGTAGACCCCATCCCCAACGGCTTCCGTACCGTCGCCAACGTGACCGGAGATATGGCCGCGGCAGCCCTTCTCGGAAGCCGCACGCCTGTGAACTTAAAAAAGTAGCTGCACAGTGATATTGTTACAAAATTACAAAGAAAAAGAAATTTTTAAACAATATTTTACATTTTTTGACAATTTTAAAGGAGAAATTAATATATCTTGAATATAGATAGTAAAAAATTGAAGCCTTATATCGGCGCAGATAATGAAAATAATAAACCACGAAATAGTAGCTCCCAGAAAAATTATAGTAATTTTCCTTCTTGCGATTTTTCTCCCCTCATTACTTGTGGGTTATTTAAGCTTCAGTACCTTTTCCCAAAGGCGCGAAACGGTAAAAAAACTTCTTGTATCGAACCTCTGGATTTCAGGAGAAGCTGCCCTCAAATCAATCGAAGAAGAGCTTCTCGATCATGAAAGAAAAGCCTTAAAGTCAGAGAATTTTACCAGATTAATTCATTCCCGCCAAGATAATAACAATTACATAAGTTCCTCTTTGCTCCCCAAAGATATTGCCGGACAACTTTTTCTGCTCGATGCGGATTTTAAAATACTATTCCCTAAAACCGAGAATGAAAGTGCTTTGATATTTCAATGGGGAAAGGACTTACCGGACAGTCAATTTGCTCGAACCTTTCAAAAAGCCGAATTTTTTGAATTCTCTCAAAAAGAATATACTCGGGCCGTTGAATTATATAACCAGTGTACTTTGCCGGTTCATCAAAAGAGGTACCGGGCCATTGCCTTGGAAGGTCTGGGGCGCTGCCTTTTATCATTAAAAAAATTTGATGAAGCTTACAAGGCATATACCGAGCTTTCTCAGAATTATGGCCAGTTCAAAAACAAAGCAGGACACCCTTACGGTATTATTGCCGCTCTTCAATTATATAAGATAGATCAACTTCTGAAGAGAGAACCGAATGATCTGACAATATTGCTTGATCTGTATAAAAAAATACAGGAAGGGGTTTGGCCTCTTGACATTTACACGTACGATTTTTTTACCGCCGAAATTGACACAATACTTGCGGATGCATGCAATAACGGAAAATTTCCTGAAATTCGAAAATCTTATCTTGATTTACGTAACCGACAATCTCCCTACAGGCAAACACTGGTATTGACGGATACCATCAAGAAATATATCGTTCCCAGGATACTGGAAAAGCTGTCCCTGTCACCTGTAATGGAGAAAAATGCGCCGTGGCGATTGCTCATCCCTCTGGAAGAAGGCTTT
This sequence is a window from Candidatus Latescibacter sp.. Protein-coding genes within it:
- a CDS encoding cation:dicarboxylase symporter family transporter, which encodes MSLGTKALIGLLAGIFTGVTLAMFAGRSAAGIATGANLLGALWINAILMTIVPLVVAKVIVTFAQNEAAAVLRSAGWRALGIIAGLLVVPAVLTVLAMPRLFEWFPIDSTAAASLRDSAARMGMGSAPSPAAFSQWLLTIVPSNPVKAAADSAMLPLIVFSLLLGIALTRIAPDSSRLVVNLFKAIDEAIMVLLNVIVRLAPVGIFALALSMSVRVGSAIFGILGYYIFVASLTLAAFTIVPYLVVSLATPIPFNRFARACTPAQLVAFATHSSLASLPAMLDGADTRLGLPRAVSGVVLPLAATTFRYSAPIWFVIVVFFVGQLYGITIESARLVQVVLVAVLTSITVGGVPSGAVYVAVPVLMAAGLPAESVGILLAVDPIPNGFRTVANVTGDMAAAALLGSRTPVNLKK